A stretch of Sinimarinibacterium sp. NLF-5-8 DNA encodes these proteins:
- a CDS encoding hemin-degrading factor: MSSTLSIPANSVPNAAELRAQYAALQQQNVHLRARNAAAQLGVSEGELVAARVGEGVIRLRNDFKELLESMISVGQVMTITRNEYAVNEKRGYYGNLQLKDHGGGAFDSNINLRIFFRHWHHVFAVSEGGAHGARDSVQIFDADGTSVHKIYRTEDGDEAAWRALVERFTAVDQTPGMTPQPVSEPYQPQSPQQVNAAELRKDWLAITDLHQFWQLQVKYRLRRVDALGLAGEDLARPVAADAFRTVMHKVAESGLSIMVFTRSPGVAQIHTGPVHKLVERDGWFNVLDPTFNWHLRMDAVHEAWVVYRPDVTGGQYSLELYHQDGTLISHLFGAVHLQAPELRGWRQLLADLPTLDRERARHVA; encoded by the coding sequence ATGTCTTCAACTTTGTCAATCCCGGCCAATAGCGTCCCCAATGCCGCCGAACTGCGCGCGCAATACGCCGCGCTGCAACAGCAAAACGTCCATTTGCGCGCGCGCAATGCCGCCGCGCAATTGGGCGTCAGTGAGGGCGAGCTGGTCGCCGCGCGCGTGGGCGAGGGCGTGATCCGCCTGCGTAACGATTTCAAAGAATTACTGGAATCCATGATCAGCGTCGGCCAGGTGATGACCATCACCCGCAACGAATATGCGGTCAATGAAAAACGCGGCTATTACGGCAATCTGCAACTCAAGGATCACGGCGGCGGTGCGTTTGACAGCAACATCAATCTGCGGATTTTTTTCCGCCATTGGCACCATGTGTTTGCGGTCAGCGAAGGCGGCGCGCATGGCGCGCGCGACAGCGTGCAGATTTTTGATGCCGACGGCACCTCCGTCCACAAAATCTACCGCACCGAAGATGGCGATGAAGCGGCCTGGCGCGCGCTGGTCGAGCGTTTTACCGCAGTCGATCAAACCCCGGGGATGACCCCGCAGCCGGTCAGCGAGCCGTATCAACCGCAGTCGCCGCAGCAGGTCAATGCCGCCGAGTTGCGCAAGGACTGGCTGGCGATTACCGACCTTCATCAGTTCTGGCAGTTGCAGGTCAAATACCGCCTGCGCCGCGTCGATGCGCTGGGGCTGGCAGGCGAAGATCTCGCGCGCCCGGTGGCGGCCGATGCCTTTCGCACGGTGATGCACAAGGTGGCCGAAAGCGGACTGTCGATCATGGTGTTCACGCGCAGCCCCGGGGTGGCGCAGATTCATACCGGGCCGGTGCACAAGCTGGTCGAGCGTGACGGCTGGTTCAACGTGCTCGATCCCACCTTCAACTGGCATTTGCGCATGGACGCGGTGCACGAGGCCTGGGTGGTCTACCGTCCCGACGTGACCGGCGGCCAGTACTCGCTGGAGCTGTATCACCAGGACGGCACCCTGATCAGCCACCTGTTTGGCGCCGTGCATCTACAAGCGCCGGAGCTGCGCGGCTGGCGCCAACTGCTGGCCGATTTGCCGACGCTGGATCGTGAGCGCGCGCGCCATGTTGCTTGA
- a CDS encoding hemin ABC transporter substrate-binding protein, with product MLLERGSLASLVLLFSLGSSAASAASAQQPVTARVVVADGGLTEILYALGVEDHIVGVDSTSVWPRAAQDKAQIGYLRSLPAEGILSLRPTLLLTTTDAGPGSTLSLIREAGVPVQQLPAAHSAQDVTARIGRIAELFGVAATGQALIARINRELAEAQQIVAAYPDRPRVLFVLSARDRLMAAGHNTAAAALLALSGADNVAGYEGYKPLTPEAAAALAPQVIVAPDFVVNSAGGEAALLAQSALALTPAGQQRRLVVMPGEQLLSFGPRLGQTVAELARRLRPATAP from the coding sequence ATGTTGCTTGAACGCGGCAGTCTCGCCAGCCTGGTGTTGCTGTTCTCACTCGGCTCCAGCGCCGCCAGTGCCGCCAGCGCCCAGCAGCCGGTGACGGCGCGGGTGGTGGTGGCCGATGGCGGCCTCACCGAAATCCTCTACGCCTTGGGCGTAGAGGATCACATTGTGGGCGTGGACAGCACCTCGGTGTGGCCGCGCGCGGCGCAGGACAAGGCGCAGATCGGCTATCTGCGTAGCTTGCCTGCAGAAGGCATTTTGTCGCTGCGGCCAACGCTGCTGCTGACCACCACCGACGCCGGCCCCGGCAGCACCTTGAGCCTGATCCGCGAAGCCGGTGTGCCGGTGCAGCAATTGCCCGCCGCGCATTCGGCGCAGGACGTGACCGCCCGCATTGGCCGCATTGCCGAGCTGTTTGGCGTGGCCGCTACCGGGCAAGCCCTGATCGCGCGCATCAACCGGGAGCTGGCCGAGGCGCAGCAGATCGTGGCGGCCTATCCCGACCGGCCACGGGTGCTGTTTGTGCTGAGCGCGCGTGATCGGCTGATGGCTGCCGGTCACAACACCGCAGCGGCGGCGCTGCTGGCCCTGTCGGGCGCCGATAACGTTGCCGGATACGAAGGTTACAAACCGCTGACGCCGGAAGCGGCAGCGGCGCTGGCGCCGCAGGTCATCGTTGCGCCGGATTTTGTCGTCAACAGTGCGGGCGGTGAAGCGGCCTTGCTGGCGCAGTCGGCGCTGGCGTTGACGCCCGCCGGTCAGCAGCGGCGGCTGGTGGTGATGCCGGGGGAACAATTGCTGAGCTTTGGCCCGCGATTGGGACAAACCGTGGCGGAGCTGGCGCGGCGTTTGCGTCCGGCCACCGCACCATGA
- a CDS encoding iron ABC transporter permease: MSVALAARLPDRRWRLGVIGALLVLLLAATVLALLSGAAQLTPQQAFAAVRAVVQGEALSDIRAEDPALAIVSVIRLPRILLTMLVGAALAVSGAAMQGLFRNPLADPGLIGVSSGAALGAVSVIVLGTQWPWLSASVGLPLAAALGGLLATGIVYRLSREAARSDVATLLLAGIAINAIAAAGTGLLTYFADDGQLRTLTFWLLGGLGGAHWAQLGVVAPFLLLCTVGLCFLGRPLNAFLLGEDVAHHLGYSVEVIKAVAIVLSAVAVGAAVAVSGVIGFVGLVVPHLLRLAIGADHRLLLPATALLGAAGLLLADTVARTLVSPAELPIGILTALLGGPFFLALLQRRKKWLA; this comes from the coding sequence ATGAGTGTGGCGCTGGCCGCGCGCCTGCCGGATCGCCGCTGGCGGCTGGGGGTGATCGGCGCTTTGCTGGTGTTGCTGCTTGCCGCCACGGTGCTGGCATTGCTCAGTGGCGCGGCGCAACTGACTCCGCAGCAGGCGTTTGCTGCGGTGCGCGCGGTCGTGCAAGGCGAGGCATTGAGCGACATCCGCGCCGAAGACCCGGCGCTGGCAATCGTCAGCGTGATCCGCCTGCCGCGAATCCTGCTCACTATGCTGGTGGGCGCGGCGCTGGCGGTGTCCGGCGCGGCGATGCAGGGCTTGTTTCGCAATCCTTTGGCTGATCCGGGCTTGATCGGCGTCTCCAGTGGCGCGGCGCTGGGCGCGGTGTCGGTGATCGTGCTCGGCACGCAGTGGCCGTGGTTGTCGGCCAGTGTCGGGCTGCCGCTGGCGGCGGCGCTGGGCGGCTTGTTGGCCACCGGCATCGTTTACCGGCTCAGCCGCGAGGCTGCGCGCAGTGATGTCGCCACGCTGCTGCTGGCCGGTATTGCCATCAATGCCATTGCCGCCGCTGGCACCGGCCTGCTGACGTATTTTGCCGACGACGGCCAGCTGCGCACGCTGACTTTCTGGCTGCTGGGCGGACTGGGCGGCGCGCACTGGGCGCAGTTGGGTGTGGTCGCGCCGTTTTTGTTGCTGTGCACGGTCGGCCTGTGCTTTTTGGGGCGCCCCCTGAATGCGTTTTTGCTGGGCGAGGATGTGGCGCATCACCTGGGGTATTCGGTTGAGGTGATCAAGGCGGTGGCGATTGTGTTGTCTGCGGTGGCGGTGGGCGCGGCGGTAGCGGTCAGCGGCGTCATTGGTTTTGTCGGGCTGGTGGTGCCGCATCTGCTGCGGCTGGCCATTGGTGCGGATCATCGCCTGCTGCTGCCGGCCACGGCACTGCTCGGCGCAGCCGGTTTACTGCTGGCCGATACCGTGGCGCGCACCCTCGTCAGCCCGGCGGAATTGCCGATCGGGATTCTCACTGCCTTGCTCGGCGGGCCGTTTTTTCTGGCGTTGTTGCAGAGGCGTAAAAAATGGTTGGCGTAA
- a CDS encoding heme ABC transporter ATP-binding protein — protein MVGVSAQLVAEHVSLMRRGRQILQDVSLHVGAGELVALIGPNGAGKSTLLRTLAGEWQPDQGRCAINGEPLAGLSAATLARHRAVLPQDISSDFPLRADDIIALGRAPWRRRVSAQTNRRVLHEVQQVAGCTSLGARSYATLSGGERQRVQLARVLAQVWDIAAGDPPRYVLLDEPTASLDIGHQQRLLSSVRQVLPRGIGALAVLHDLNLAATFADRLYLLHHGRLVAQGTPAQVLQRPLLQTIYNADLDVHPHHQSRCPVVLARAPLSV, from the coding sequence ATGGTTGGCGTAAGTGCACAGCTGGTGGCCGAGCACGTCAGCCTGATGCGGCGTGGACGGCAGATTTTGCAGGACGTCAGCCTGCATGTGGGCGCCGGTGAGCTGGTGGCGCTGATTGGCCCCAATGGGGCCGGCAAGTCCACGCTGCTGCGCACGCTGGCGGGCGAGTGGCAACCCGATCAGGGACGTTGCGCTATCAACGGTGAGCCGCTGGCGGGGTTGTCTGCGGCGACGCTGGCGCGCCACCGCGCGGTGTTGCCGCAAGACATTAGCAGCGATTTTCCATTGCGCGCTGACGACATCATCGCCCTGGGGCGCGCGCCATGGCGACGCCGAGTCAGTGCGCAAACGAATCGGCGCGTGCTGCATGAAGTCCAGCAGGTGGCCGGCTGTACCTCGCTGGGCGCGCGCAGCTACGCCACGCTCTCCGGCGGTGAGCGCCAGCGCGTGCAACTGGCGCGGGTGCTGGCGCAGGTGTGGGACATTGCCGCTGGCGATCCACCGCGCTATGTGCTGCTGGATGAGCCGACCGCCAGCCTTGATATTGGCCACCAGCAACGCCTGCTCAGCAGCGTGCGCCAGGTGTTGCCGCGCGGTATCGGCGCGCTGGCGGTGCTGCATGATTTAAACCTTGCCGCCACCTTTGCCGATCGGCTGTACCTGCTCCATCACGGCCGCCTGGTGGCGCAGGGCACCCCGGCGCAAGTGCTGCAACGGCCATTGCTGCAAACCATCTACAACGCCGATCTGGACGTGCACCCGCACCACCAGAGCCGCTGTCCGGTGGTGCTGGCGCGCGCGCCTCTTAGCGTTTGA
- a CDS encoding helix-turn-helix domain-containing protein: protein MAEPDGDILTLDEVAAYLKAGKRTIYRLAASGEIPAFKLGGTWRFSRSDIESWIKEQSAGSPERAASKASNKGDRK from the coding sequence ATGGCAGAGCCTGATGGCGACATCCTGACTTTGGACGAGGTCGCGGCCTACCTGAAGGCGGGCAAGCGCACGATCTATCGGCTCGCAGCAAGCGGGGAGATCCCTGCTTTCAAGCTCGGCGGAACTTGGCGGTTCTCGCGCAGCGACATCGAGAGCTGGATCAAGGAGCAATCGGCGGGCAGTCCCGAACGCGCCGCCAGCAAGGCATCGAACAAGGGGGATCGGAAGTAA
- a CDS encoding DUF499 domain-containing protein, whose product MLGLTLREEFRGKRLKGTAIELSNDQHTGATQIAAKQFLEITYPTHDLLKGIEAVGPSQGRPVVVIGERGLGKSHLMAALYHAVTDPISTGSWLNAWATTLADASIGKIALRDGMHVIGESLHRHRYKFLWDVLFENHPHGTFIKGKWDGQGASKTEIPSDKLIIELLENKPTMLLLDEFQTWYDGLTNTKQYPWKNWAFNFIQILSEIAKERPDLLVLVISVRNGGSDAYQQVHRVNPVAVDFKAGGSAERIQQDRRRMLLHRLFENRLQIASGTIESLVAQHVAESFRLLDVPPAEQERKRREFTESWPYAPHLLRLLEEQVLIATDAQETRDLIRILANLYKSHGEAVPVLTAADFRLDDDTSGIGALLEAVANQHHRTLREKAQQNIISVQEARHDHASVAPHLQEIIGALWLRSIAVGNLAGADPATLQLDITRDKPVDDNAFQVELATVVENSFNIHQEGTKLLFREEENPRAKLMAYARNDKLFTDGADQAQLAKQVRYVIGGSDEVAKSFRVIVLPKSWATDPWTSLDEAEQPDKWDDRLPILVLPEEPDKLEVTLGRWLKDQLQKRRNTVRFLLPRAGSTNAFLDRDLLILARAEMKAQEWSSLNPEYKKLHKEFENTLRDNLKKRFDRFAVLHRWNFIDPAQCKFSVERLDKQGSQIPEAIEEALTSDLFVPEDFEDLVLEFANNNDSVGKLLRELQEPRPAGQDCIPWLGETSMKERLLRLCAKGKVAINVRGMEYLQTHPGEDEDTAWRRLRPKLSLTGRHLDDVFVMLPSAVPATGGSTPPAPPPVGVPPNGGAAPTPGVAEPTPGGSPAPTPTNMPGGIFGGDGGTTKPRTPLSNPATSPLNLIGKIEGWGIGPATKVAEVSIKVSAATGAQLKELLKKLPEGMTFELNLEKEDD is encoded by the coding sequence ATGCTTGGACTGACGCTACGAGAAGAATTCCGGGGCAAACGCCTCAAGGGCACGGCCATCGAGCTGTCCAACGATCAGCACACGGGCGCGACCCAGATCGCAGCCAAGCAGTTTCTGGAGATCACCTATCCCACGCACGACCTGCTGAAAGGCATCGAGGCCGTCGGCCCCAGCCAGGGTCGCCCCGTGGTCGTGATCGGCGAACGCGGCCTCGGCAAGTCGCACTTGATGGCAGCGCTGTACCACGCAGTCACCGACCCAATCTCGACAGGCTCGTGGCTCAATGCCTGGGCAACCACGTTGGCCGACGCCAGCATCGGCAAGATCGCCCTGCGAGACGGGATGCACGTCATCGGCGAAAGCCTGCATCGCCACCGCTACAAATTCCTGTGGGATGTCCTGTTCGAGAACCATCCGCACGGCACCTTCATCAAGGGTAAGTGGGACGGCCAAGGTGCGTCCAAAACGGAAATTCCTTCTGACAAGCTCATCATCGAGCTGCTTGAGAACAAGCCGACGATGCTGCTGCTGGACGAATTCCAGACGTGGTACGACGGCCTGACCAACACCAAGCAGTACCCTTGGAAGAACTGGGCGTTCAACTTCATCCAGATTCTTTCGGAGATCGCCAAGGAGCGCCCCGACCTGCTGGTGCTGGTCATCTCGGTGCGCAACGGCGGCAGCGACGCCTACCAGCAGGTACATCGCGTCAACCCGGTCGCCGTCGACTTCAAGGCAGGTGGCAGCGCCGAGCGCATCCAGCAGGATCGCCGCCGGATGCTGTTGCACCGCCTGTTCGAAAACCGCTTGCAGATCGCCAGCGGCACCATCGAATCGCTGGTCGCGCAGCACGTCGCCGAATCCTTCCGTCTGCTCGACGTGCCGCCCGCCGAGCAGGAGCGCAAGCGCCGCGAATTCACCGAATCGTGGCCCTACGCACCGCACCTGCTGCGCCTGCTCGAAGAACAGGTACTGATCGCCACCGACGCGCAAGAAACCCGCGACCTCATCCGCATCCTCGCCAACCTCTACAAGAGCCATGGCGAAGCCGTGCCCGTGCTCACTGCCGCCGACTTCCGGCTGGACGACGACACCTCGGGCATCGGCGCGTTGCTGGAGGCCGTCGCCAACCAGCACCACCGCACGCTGCGCGAAAAGGCGCAGCAGAACATCATCTCGGTGCAGGAGGCGCGGCACGACCACGCCAGCGTCGCGCCGCACCTGCAGGAAATCATCGGCGCGCTGTGGCTGCGCTCGATTGCGGTGGGCAACCTCGCCGGTGCCGATCCGGCCACGTTGCAACTGGACATCACTCGCGACAAGCCGGTGGACGACAACGCCTTCCAGGTCGAGCTGGCGACCGTCGTCGAGAACAGCTTCAACATCCATCAAGAAGGCACCAAGCTGCTGTTCCGTGAGGAAGAGAACCCGCGCGCCAAGCTCATGGCCTACGCGCGCAACGACAAACTGTTCACCGACGGCGCGGATCAGGCGCAGCTCGCCAAGCAGGTGCGCTACGTCATCGGCGGCAGCGACGAGGTCGCCAAGAGTTTCCGCGTGATCGTCCTGCCCAAGTCATGGGCCACCGATCCGTGGACATCGCTCGACGAAGCCGAGCAGCCCGACAAGTGGGACGACCGCCTGCCCATCCTCGTGCTGCCCGAAGAGCCTGACAAGCTGGAAGTCACGCTGGGCCGCTGGCTCAAAGACCAGTTGCAAAAGCGCCGCAACACCGTGCGCTTCCTGTTGCCGCGCGCGGGCAGCACCAACGCCTTTCTGGATCGCGACCTGCTCATCCTCGCCCGCGCCGAGATGAAGGCGCAGGAATGGAGCAGCCTGAACCCTGAGTACAAGAAGCTGCACAAGGAATTCGAGAACACCCTGCGCGACAACCTGAAGAAGCGCTTCGACCGCTTCGCCGTGCTGCATCGCTGGAATTTCATCGACCCGGCGCAATGCAAGTTCAGCGTCGAGCGCCTCGACAAGCAGGGTTCGCAGATTCCCGAGGCCATCGAAGAGGCGCTGACCAGCGATCTGTTCGTGCCCGAGGACTTCGAGGATCTGGTGCTCGAATTCGCCAACAACAACGACTCGGTTGGCAAGCTGCTGCGTGAGCTGCAGGAGCCGCGCCCCGCCGGTCAGGACTGCATCCCCTGGCTGGGGGAAACGTCGATGAAGGAACGCCTGCTGCGCCTGTGCGCCAAGGGCAAGGTCGCCATCAACGTGCGCGGCATGGAGTACCTGCAAACCCATCCGGGCGAGGACGAGGACACCGCGTGGCGGCGCTTGCGCCCCAAGCTCTCGCTCACGGGCCGCCATCTCGACGACGTGTTCGTGATGCTGCCCTCGGCAGTGCCCGCAACAGGAGGTTCCACACCGCCCGCGCCGCCACCGGTTGGTGTCCCGCCAAATGGTGGCGCGGCTCCTACGCCGGGCGTGGCTGAGCCGACCCCTGGTGGTTCGCCCGCACCCACGCCAACCAACATGCCGGGCGGCATCTTCGGCGGCGACGGCGGCACCACCAAGCCGCGCACGCCACTGTCGAACCCCGCCACGTCGCCGCTCAACCTGATCGGCAAGATCGAAGGCTGGGGCATTGGCCCGGCCACCAAGGTCGCGGAGGTGTCCATCAAGGTGTCCGCCGCCACCGGTGCGCAGCTCAAGGAACTGCTCAAGAAGCTCCCCGAAGGGATGACCTTCGAGCTGAATCTTGAGAAGGAGGACGACTGA
- a CDS encoding TIGR04255 family protein, producing the protein MNKIPTRLNKEPLIEAIWQAQFEPKDGLPVGDLLPGILYSALKVDHPNLQLHRLPTADIPAPVAQIDPNLRFSAKYRMEEPGSPFLFQVGDRIVTMNCRKPYAGWSAFKERMLKLINVIESSGLVPTPRRHSLRYIDLLCLDQAPSLKALQVNFQIGQWNLENRPIQMRVEIPDGDCNHVIQIATPAEANLPEGKLQGSVIDLETFSNSQPDSWQDVRAQIDQIHDRSKAVFYQQLLTADAIALMEPEY; encoded by the coding sequence ATGAACAAGATTCCCACTCGCCTAAATAAAGAACCTCTGATCGAAGCGATCTGGCAAGCACAATTTGAACCCAAGGATGGCTTGCCTGTTGGCGACCTGCTGCCCGGAATATTGTATTCAGCCCTCAAGGTTGATCACCCAAACCTGCAATTACATCGGTTGCCGACAGCGGATATTCCAGCTCCAGTTGCTCAAATCGACCCGAACCTGCGATTTTCCGCCAAGTACCGTATGGAAGAACCGGGTAGCCCGTTCTTGTTTCAGGTGGGCGATCGCATTGTGACAATGAATTGCAGAAAGCCTTATGCAGGCTGGTCTGCCTTCAAAGAACGAATGCTGAAATTGATAAATGTGATCGAAAGTAGCGGCTTGGTGCCGACACCGAGGCGCCATTCTCTGCGCTATATCGACTTGCTGTGCCTTGATCAAGCTCCAAGCCTCAAGGCATTACAGGTCAATTTCCAGATTGGGCAATGGAATCTGGAGAATCGACCAATACAAATGCGGGTCGAAATCCCTGATGGTGATTGCAACCACGTTATACAAATTGCCACGCCTGCAGAAGCCAATCTTCCAGAAGGGAAACTTCAAGGCTCTGTAATCGACTTGGAAACTTTTTCCAATTCACAGCCTGATAGTTGGCAAGACGTGCGAGCTCAGATAGATCAGATACATGATCGCTCAAAAGCAGTTTTTTACCAACAACTGCTGACCGCAGATGCCATTGCGCTCATGGAGCCGGAGTACTGA
- a CDS encoding type II toxin-antitoxin system PemK/MazF family toxin has protein sequence MTCKRGDVILVKFPNSDLKTYKKRPALVVQADGLATGLQQKIIALITSNTGRVGVTRVHFQQQSQEGQTMGLRTDSVVVTDNLATVLDREIDKTIGHCPAMPVVDAALKQTLGLV, from the coding sequence ATGACCTGTAAACGGGGAGATGTGATTCTGGTGAAATTCCCGAATTCCGATTTAAAAACGTACAAGAAACGCCCGGCGCTTGTGGTGCAGGCGGACGGATTGGCAACAGGCCTGCAACAAAAAATCATTGCCCTAATCACCTCGAACACGGGTCGTGTAGGTGTCACCCGTGTTCACTTTCAGCAGCAAAGCCAAGAAGGGCAAACGATGGGGTTACGCACCGATTCCGTCGTTGTGACGGATAACCTTGCCACCGTGCTGGATCGTGAAATCGACAAAACCATAGGCCATTGCCCGGCCATGCCTGTGGTGGATGCTGCGCTCAAGCAAACGCTGGGGTTGGTGTAA